Below is a window of Cytobacillus firmus DNA.
CAGCATCAAGATTGAGTGTAATAATTCTCCCAATCCCTTCACATGTCGGACACATGCCGCTGGGATCGTTAAAGGAATAGGCGTTGCTGTACCCTATATGAGGATCTGCAAATCGGGAGAATAACAGGCGAAGAAGAGGATTAATATCTGTAGCGGTTCCAAGTGTGGATCGTGCATTTCCGCCGAGCCGTTTTTGATCGACTACAACGGCAGTAGAAAGATTGTTAATTTCATCTGCTTCCGGACGGCTATATTTTGGAAGAAAAATCCGCTGAAAACTGCTGTACGTCTCATTTAACTGGCGGCCTGCCTCCTGGGCAATCGTATCAAAAACAATGGATGATTTGCCGGAACCGGAGACACCTGTAAAGATTGTAATCTTTCCTTTTGGAATATGCAGATTAATATTCTTTAGGTTGTTTACTCTGGCATTGAAAATTTCGATGAATTCCTGCTTCACACAATCAGCTCCTTTTGATTTCATTTTTTGTATGTATGTATTTGGCGCGGAGAATTATCATACCAATAGTGGGAAACAAATTGCAATAATATTCTTTAATTATTTTTAAAAAAACGTAAGCGCATTACCTTTAAAAATGAATTCTCTTAAAACCCATGAATACCTGCCAAATGTTAACAATTATTGAAATTCCAAAGGAAAATGTAAGAAATTAACGAAGTAAAAGGACAAGGAGGTGAAAAACGATGACTCTCCTTTTTTACAAAGCGATGGAGGCGTTCAAGAAGGATGCGGAGCGTCTTGAAAAAGAAAAGCTTCAAAAGGAAAAGTCGAATGAGAAAAAATCAAAATAATGAGTTGCTCTTTCATTCCCCATGGGGGAATTTTTTTTGAAATACTGAGCAGCAGTTTTCCCAATGGAGAACAAAGGGCTTCACTTCCTGTTCCGAATTGAATTTTATTCTCGGGAAATTCCCGACAAATGTTCCTCCCTGTTCTTCTATAAGTCTCTGAAGCTGTTCAAGAGCGCAGCAAAATTCAGGATAGGAGGTATTGCGAATATAAAAACTGATGAATGGTGTCAATATGGCAAACAATCATATAATAGTAAAGCAATTTTTCCATTACTTGGCTGCAAACGAGTAACTGGAGACTTAAAAAAAGCTAACGCTCTCACGCCAGCTTTATGTTTTTATTCAGATTAAATGGCCTTTGCTATGTAATATTCCAATTCCTCTTTCAGGCTCCAGGTTTCGCTAAGCTTTCTGCTATTCTCAGCAAATGAGTCCCTGTCCCCCGCTTCTAAATCCTGATCTATTTTATATTGCAGATAATTGATTTTCAAATCTATATCTAACTGAGATGATATGTATTCATTTCTAAAATATCTCTCTATATCCTCAATTGCCATGTAAAAAGCCTGCTGTCCATTAATCACCACAAGCGCATACCATCCCAAAAATGTGTATTTTCGGTCAGGAGTAACCTCAATTAAATCACCCTTTTGAAAGTGCAATATATTCACATGATCAGCATCAGGACAAAAGCAATCGACTTGATGGTCAAATTGCTCTATTGCGATATAAAGTTCACTCATTATTCAACTCTCCCACATGTCAAATTCAGCTGCTCCGATAAGAGCCAAACCGCAGCAAGGGCAGCTGCCATCGTTACATTCATCAGCTTCCATATCCGCTAGATAACCGCACCAGCCGCAAATATATTGTTCAATCGACTTAGCTCCCTCCTTCATCTTGAATGTAGTATGTAATTTAACTCTAGTGATAATGATTATCATTGATAAAATCTATTTTAAATGAAAATGATTATCATTGTCAAGGAAATAGGATATGTAATATGGGGCCAATTAAAGGCATGGACCTCCTATGCCTCGTTTTTACTTCTGCCTTCTCTTTTTCAGAATCATGAGCCTCTCACGGCGATATATTTTTTCTATGTTTTCCTCATTTTCGCCTCTATAAATTTTCCATCACACTTAACAAAACCCCCGTTCACAAATCTGTCACACCGTTTCCAAAACCACCCTGCCCAAGTCCCCCCTTGATTTATATATAGAAGGTGAAAGGGTGGTGCATTTTTATGAATTTGAAATCAGGCAGTGTGGACCAGTTTGAACAGTTTTCTCAGTTTAAAGATCTTCAGGAGTTTAATGCCCATTTGGAAATGTGGCTATCGGTGCATAAGGACAAGTTTTCTAAGGGTGAGCTGGCTGGTTTAAAGAGGCTGGTTCGTTTTGCTGCGAAAATCCCGGGGGTATCTAATGCCAAGATTGGCACTGTATTAAAAGCGATTCACGAAGAATATAACGGCAATGGTATTTCCCGCTCAACTTTTAAAAGAATGATTGCCAAGGCAGCAGAGATCGGTATTTTTACTGTTCATGAAACTGAGAGAAAAAACGGCTCACAGTCCAGCAATTTATATGTTTTTAATCGTTTTCCAAAGAGTGAACCACCTAAGAAGGATAAATTGGACCGCCCTAATAAAACTATCAATCTTTCTAAAACTAATAAAAATCAAAAGATTACTAAACGTAACGAAACCGTCCTTGATCACACTTTTACGAGTGACCGTGTACCACAATCATTTAGCAGCACCGTAAAGTGCTTTTTTTCTGAAGCCAAGCAGATAGAGGAGTTTTGGAGAATGGCATCACTTGCAGCCTATAAAAATAATTGTGAGTTGAACACTATTTTAGAAACAGCCATCCATTCCTTTAAGCAGCTGATCAGGAAAATGAAAACCAGCGCCATTGCTAAGCCCGCTGCTTATTTCTATGGAATCCTGAATAAGAAATTTGAAGAAAAATACTTTGAAGAATTGCATGAAATGGGGTTTCCGGCTGAAGACAATGCCTTTTCGCTAAATTTTTTTTACAAAAAGTAGCTAACTGCCCCTTTGCTGGGAGTTAGACCCCCTAACTTCAGACTTAGACCCCTTAACTCCGGACTTAGGGGGAGTAAAAGGCCGATTTACGACTTTTGCTGGATTCGTAAAAAATTAGCTGTCAGGATATGTTTGAGCTACCCGGGAATACACAGAGAGCGCGCTTTCCTTGAAGGGACATTTTCATGGAGAGTTTTGAACAGATATCAGCACAATATGAACCTATGATTCATGATATCATGCATAAATTGAACATCTATAAAAATACTGAGGAATTCCACCAGCTGGGTTTAATCACACTTTGGCAGGCGTGGAAAAATCATGACGATGAAAAAGGGACCTTCCTTTCCTACGCTTACAGTATGGTAAAAGGACATATGATGATGGAATTAACGAGACAAACAAAGCAGATTGATCGATATATCTATCCGGAAGCAGACTTCTGGGAATTCATCGAAGACACCTCACCAGTCCCAAGCCCAGAGCTCACACAGGAACTTTACAAAAAATGCGGAATGTTATCTGAAAACCAAATGAAATGGCTCCACTATACTTTATGCGATGGGCTGTCTGTCAGGGAAATTGCTGAAAAAGAACGGGTCTCCCTGTCTGCAGTCAAAAACTGGCGGCAAGGTGCCCGTGAGAAGCTGAAGAAAATAATGCAGTTTAATTAAAATTCACCCTGTCCTTTTCCCCCTCAAAAATATATATAAATGGTGAAAGGAGGTGATCCAAGATGGCACAAGCAATTATCACTGATTCCAAACTTCGCCTGGTATTTGAAACAGGCCTTAATGGGCAGGGCAAGCCGGTTCACAAATCAAAAACCTACAGCGGCGTAAAGCAATCGGCCACAGCAGATCAGCTTTTCACGGTGGGACAGGCGATCGCCGGACTTAGCAGCTATCCATTAGCTGAAATCAACAGAAATGACAGCTTCGATATTTTAGGCTAAACAAACTATTAAAAAACCAAAAACATAAGGAGGGAATATTAAATGGCTAAATCATTAGAAATGACTTTCATCTCTGAACTGGGCAAGCCAACAAAACTTTCTGTTGATAACCCGATTGAACCCATTGATCCTGATGCGGTAAAAGCAGCCATGGAGCAAATCATTGCTGCCAATGCATTTGAAGGCAATGGCGGAGATTTGGTTTTAGCGGAAAGTGCTAGATTAGTTGAACGGAATGTAACTGAATATGAATTAGTATAATCATCAGTGGCCGGATTCCTTGGAACCCGGCCATTTTTACAATACTCACCAGAAAGGAGCAGCTGCCGTGGAACAGATGGTCACATTGATCAGCGAACTCGGCTTCCCGATCGTTGTCACCTTTTTCCTGCTGAACCGGATCGAAGCGAAGCTTGATGTTGTGGTGTCTTCCATTCAGGGATTGCCGGATCGGTTGAAGGAATAGGAAAAACAAATATGCTGCCATAAAAACAATATGGCAGCTCCTGTTTATCTAACTAGACTCACTTTATTCCTGCTTCCAAGCCTTTTCTTAATGGATCATAGGGTGACAGATCTAGTTCCAACTCCCTTTTCAATGCAAGATCTGCAGCCATGGTGCCCACGTAAGGTCCCATTGTAAGCCCTGATGCCCCTAATCCTGTTGCGATAACCAGCCCCTCTGCAGCAGGAATCGTACCCAGCAGCGGCAAGATATCAGGTCCAGCTGGACGGAAGCCAATCCTTACTTCTTTTAGAGTGCTTCCAGCTAATCCTGGTGCAACTGTTAATGCTTCATCCAGAACTTCTTTCACACCTGCCGCCGTCAGTCTATAATCAAACCCGGATCCCGTTTCCCTGGTAGCTCCAGCCACCACTTTTGAATGGTCGAAAGCTACTAAGTAATGAGTGCTTTGCGGAAGGACAACCGGCCACCTGGAAGTGTCCACACTGTTCATTTCCAGATGGGCAATTTGCCCGCGCTGGGGTTCGATTTTAAGATCAATGCCCAATGGTGCAAGTAAGTCCTTAGCCCATGCACCTGCAGTAACGATAACTGCATCGGCAGCAATGACATCCCCGTTCACTTTTACTCCTGTAACCTTATTACTATGAAATACAAGGTCACCTTCACCTTCAATCATGGCAGCACCATGTTTTTTTGCGCCATTTAGCATAGCGTCTCTTAACAGCCTGCCATCCAATCTCGCTGCACCCGTAACATGGACAGCCTGCAGATCCTCCCTGAGCGGCGGATAAAGTTCCCTGGCTTCCGCTGCTGTTAATCTCGTAATCTTCCCTACCTCAGGGGTTTCAGCTTTTTTTTGACGAACACTTTGTTCGATCTCATCCAGCTCATCAGAACTGCTGCTGACTGCCATAGCTCCTACCATTCCATAACCAAAATTCTCTTCACCATCTTGTTTAAGATTTGCTATTAAAGATGGATAGTAAAGAGCTCCTCGTTTTGCAATGGTGTACCAGTCTTTATCATGTATTCTGGAAATCCACGGGCAAATGATTCCTGCCCCTGCAGCAGTTGCCTGTCCCTGGTGTGCCTTATCAATAATGACAACCTCTGCACCTTCTCTGGAGAGTTGATAGGCTGCACTTGTACCGACGATTCCGGCGCCTATGACGGCTATTTTCATGGCTGAACTCCCTCCTTTTAATCCGCAAAACTCTTCCCATTCAAATAATAATCAGCCTCTAAAAATGCAGTAAATGCCACCTCAACCTCCGGCACTCCAAGCGACTGAACATGATTCGAAACAATTCCGGCAAATTGGTTTTGGACCGCTTTGCCCCTGTCAAACCACTTTACTTCTATAAATGGATAGGCTGGAACTTCATTTTTATCAAACACAAAAGTTGAGTTCAAAACCTCTAATGTAAAGTTATCTTCTCCGCAGTCACAAAGCCGTGCCAGGTCTTTCACCAGGTGCGTGCTGATTTCCTTCGTCTGATCCACTGAAATTCCTCTTATAAACAAATGCGGCATCTAAATTCCTCCAATCTTGTTTACATAATATTTTTCCTGACACCTGATTTAAAAAGTTATAATATTATAACTTAATAAAATTCACTCTCACCAAACCTGCTTAAAGAATACCTGTCGATCGGAATGGACGTTTCTCCATCCATGATTAATTCTGTTAATAACGTTCCTATTAAAGGAGAAAGTGTAACTCCGCTATGGGTGGCTGCTACATAAAGGTTTTCTTGGCCTGGCACTTTACCAAGAATCGGAAAGCCGTCCTCAGGCATAGCCCGGATTCCGGAAAAGGCGCGGACAATTTTAGCTTTTCTTAATCCGGGTACATATTGGACTGCCATATTGGCTGTTTCCTGAATGACATCAAGCGTTGTTGCCCGATTAAAGCCTGCTTCTTCCATTGAATAGCCCATCAGAACTTCCCCATTGTTTGCCTGCCTTAATCCGCTGATTGTAAAATTTAAGAAAGGCTTCAATGGTTCAGACACCAGGATCTGCCCTCTTAATTGATTAACAGGAATCTTAACTCCAAGCATGTCACCGAT
It encodes the following:
- a CDS encoding YvrJ family protein, producing MEQMVTLISELGFPIVVTFFLLNRIEAKLDVVVSSIQGLPDRLKE
- a CDS encoding DUF1659 domain-containing protein gives rise to the protein MAQAIITDSKLRLVFETGLNGQGKPVHKSKTYSGVKQSATADQLFTVGQAIAGLSSYPLAEINRNDSFDILG
- a CDS encoding DUF2922 domain-containing protein, with the translated sequence MAKSLEMTFISELGKPTKLSVDNPIEPIDPDAVKAAMEQIIAANAFEGNGGDLVLAESARLVERNVTEYELV
- a CDS encoding DUF1904 family protein is translated as MPHLFIRGISVDQTKEISTHLVKDLARLCDCGEDNFTLEVLNSTFVFDKNEVPAYPFIEVKWFDRGKAVQNQFAGIVSNHVQSLGVPEVEVAFTAFLEADYYLNGKSFAD
- a CDS encoding sigma-70 family RNA polymerase sigma factor codes for the protein MESFEQISAQYEPMIHDIMHKLNIYKNTEEFHQLGLITLWQAWKNHDDEKGTFLSYAYSMVKGHMMMELTRQTKQIDRYIYPEADFWEFIEDTSPVPSPELTQELYKKCGMLSENQMKWLHYTLCDGLSVREIAEKERVSLSAVKNWRQGAREKLKKIMQFN
- a CDS encoding NAD(P)/FAD-dependent oxidoreductase; amino-acid sequence: MKIAVIGAGIVGTSAAYQLSREGAEVVIIDKAHQGQATAAGAGIICPWISRIHDKDWYTIAKRGALYYPSLIANLKQDGEENFGYGMVGAMAVSSSSDELDEIEQSVRQKKAETPEVGKITRLTAAEARELYPPLREDLQAVHVTGAARLDGRLLRDAMLNGAKKHGAAMIEGEGDLVFHSNKVTGVKVNGDVIAADAVIVTAGAWAKDLLAPLGIDLKIEPQRGQIAHLEMNSVDTSRWPVVLPQSTHYLVAFDHSKVVAGATRETGSGFDYRLTAAGVKEVLDEALTVAPGLAGSTLKEVRIGFRPAGPDILPLLGTIPAAEGLVIATGLGASGLTMGPYVGTMAADLALKRELELDLSPYDPLRKGLEAGIK